Proteins encoded by one window of Pseudomonas sp. LS44:
- the aroE gene encoding shikimate dehydrogenase, with amino-acid sequence MDRYCVFGNPIGHSKSPLIHRLFAAQTGEQLSYDALLAPLDNFEGAAREFFRSGRGANVTVPFKEQAFRLVDELAPRAERAGAVNTLTKLADGRLRGDNTDGAGLVRDLTGNAGIDLAGQRILLLGAGGAARGVIEPLLAEHPATLTIANRTVAKAEELAQLFGAFGPVAASGFDWLEEEVDLIINATSASLAGELPPLAASLIRPGHTRCYDMMYGKEPTAFNRWAAEQGAGQTVDGLGMLVEQAAEAFFLWRGVRPDSTAVLAELRRQLA; translated from the coding sequence ATGGACCGCTACTGCGTCTTCGGCAACCCCATCGGCCACAGCAAGTCGCCGCTGATTCACCGGCTGTTCGCCGCGCAGACCGGCGAGCAATTGAGCTATGACGCGTTGCTCGCGCCGCTGGATAATTTCGAGGGGGCGGCCCGCGAGTTCTTCCGCAGCGGCCGCGGCGCCAATGTCACCGTGCCGTTCAAGGAGCAGGCCTTCCGCCTGGTCGACGAGTTGGCGCCGCGTGCCGAGCGGGCCGGGGCGGTGAACACCCTGACCAAACTGGCCGACGGCCGCCTGCGCGGCGACAACACCGACGGCGCCGGGCTGGTGCGCGACCTGACGGGCAATGCCGGCATCGACCTGGCCGGCCAGCGCATCCTGCTGCTCGGCGCCGGCGGCGCGGCGCGCGGGGTGATCGAGCCGTTGCTCGCCGAGCACCCGGCCACCCTGACCATCGCCAACCGCACCGTGGCCAAGGCCGAGGAGCTGGCGCAGCTGTTCGGCGCCTTCGGGCCGGTCGCCGCCAGCGGCTTCGACTGGCTGGAAGAAGAGGTCGATCTGATCATCAACGCCACCTCGGCGAGCCTCGCCGGCGAGCTGCCGCCGCTGGCCGCGAGCCTGATCCGCCCCGGGCACACGCGCTGTTACGACATGATGTACGGCAAAGAACCGACCGCCTTCAACCGCTGGGCCGCCGAGCAAGGCGCGGGGCAGACCGTCGACGGCTTGGGCATGCTGGTCGAGCAGGCCGCCGAAGCGTTTTTCCTCTGGCGCGGTGTGCGTCCGGACAGCACTGCGGTGCTCGCCGAATTGCGCCGGCAGCTGGCCTGA
- a CDS encoding DOPA 4,5-dioxygenase family protein, protein MSAPISGYHAHVYFDAQSLEQARDLCAQAAQRFAVSVGRVHQRPVGPHPDWSCQLAFGAELFDQVIPWLMLNRQGLTILVHPLTGDGLRDHRDHALWMGSVRPLDLTVFARPESPAGIP, encoded by the coding sequence ATGAGCGCGCCGATCAGCGGCTACCACGCGCACGTCTATTTCGACGCGCAGAGCCTCGAACAGGCGCGCGATCTGTGCGCGCAAGCCGCGCAGCGCTTCGCCGTGAGCGTCGGCCGCGTGCATCAGCGCCCGGTCGGCCCGCATCCGGACTGGAGCTGCCAGCTGGCGTTCGGCGCCGAGCTGTTCGATCAAGTCATTCCCTGGCTGATGCTCAATCGCCAGGGCCTGACCATTCTGGTGCATCCGCTGACCGGTGACGGGCTGCGCGATCACCGCGACCATGCGCTGTGGATGGGCAGCGTGCGGCCGCTGGACCTGACGGTGTTTGCCCGCCCCGAATCGCCTGCAGGCATCCCGTAA